Proteins encoded together in one Macadamia integrifolia cultivar HAES 741 chromosome 8, SCU_Mint_v3, whole genome shotgun sequence window:
- the LOC122087032 gene encoding AAA-ATPase At2g46620 produces the protein MLPTNPISILFVVAGVFVLLRVFLRGTTLLFLLKKWWRSIDDRFHVYQFYKVPEYNQSFQENQLYRKVSTYLSSLASIEDSDFANLFAGKKTNDIVLHLDPNQTVHDIFLGARVSWKNETRNDGTNISRTFILKIKKRDKRRILRPYLQHIHSVTDEIEQRKKEVKLYTNAETEYHYAGGRWKSVPFTHPSTLDTVAMDSDLKNKVKSDLESFLKSKQYYHRLGRVWKRSYLLYGPSGTGKSSFVAAMAKFLCYDVYDVDLSKVSDDSDLKMLLLQTTSRSVIVIEDLDRFLDEKSTAVSLSGVLNFMDGIFSCCGEERVMVFTMTSKENIDPAILRPGRIDVHLHFPLCDFSAFKTLANSYLGLKDHKLFPQVEEIFQGGATLSQAEIGEIMIVNRCSPSRALKSVINALQTTGDGRRGSGKQGQRLSESASGSGRLGDDSRDSSGNGVICRESVHTVREFRKLYGLLRMRSSKRSVPFDLCSVEKEKEKEG, from the coding sequence ATGCTTCCTACCAATCCgatttccattctttttgtGGTAGCAGGTGTGTTCGTGCTCCTTCGAGTATTCTTAAGAGGTACGACTCTCTTGTTTCTATTGAAGAAATGGTGGAGATCGATTGACGATCGGTTTCATGTGTATCAGTTCTATAAAGTTCCTGAATATAACCAGAGTTTTCAAGAGAATCAATTGTACAGAAAAGTTTCTACCTACCTGAGTTCATTGGCTTCGATCGAAGACTCGGATTTCGCAAACCTTTTCGCCGGCAAGAAAACGAACGATATTGTCTTACATCTCGATCCCAACCAGACAGTCCATGACATTTTCCTTGGCGCTCGAGTCTCTTGGAAGAACGAAACGAGAAATGATGGAACAAACATTTCCAGGACGTTCAttttgaaaatcaagaagagagatAAGCGTCGGATCCTTCGTCCTTACCTCCAACACATCCATTCCGTCACCGATGAGATCgaacagaggaagaaggaggtCAAGCTCTATACAAATGCCGAAACAGAATATCACTATGCCGGCGGACGGTGGAAATCGGTACCGTTCACGCATCCTTCCACACTGGACACCGTCGCCATGGATTCCGATCTCAAGAACAAGGTGAAGTCTGATCTAGAGTCGTTTCTCAAATCAAAGCAGTACTACCATAGACTCGGTCGCGTCTGGAAGAGAAGCTACCTGCTGTACGGTCCGTCGGGCACTGGGAAATCAAGCTTCGTGGCCGCCATGGCCAAGTTCCTCTGTTACGACGTGTACGATGTTGATCTCTCAAAAGTCTCCGACGATTCGGATTTGAAGATGCTCCTCTTACAAACTACGAGTAGATCGGTCATCGTGATAGAGGATCTCGATCGGTTCCTCGACGAGAAATCGACGGCTGTTAGCTTGTCTGGAGTTCTGAACTTCATGGATGGGATATTTTCGTGTTGTGGGGAAGAGCGAGTGATGGTTTTCACAATGACTAGTAAAGAAAACATCGACCCAGCCATATTGAGACCTGGAAGAATCGATGTCCACTTACATTTTCCTCTCTGCGATTTCTCCGCTTTCAAAACCCTGGCCAACAGTTACTTGGGGCTCAAGGATCACAAGCTCTTCCCTCAAGTGGAGGAGATTTTCCAGGGCGGAGCGACTCTGAGCCAGGCGGAGATCGGAGAGATAATGATAGTTAACAGGTGTTCGCCCAGTCGAGCACTGAAGTCTGTGATTAACGCGCTTCAAACTACCGGTGACGGAAGAAGAGGTTCGGGGAAGCAAGGGCAGCGCTTGAGCGAGAGCGCGTCAGGGAGCGGGCGATTGGGTGACGATTCAAGGGATTCAAGTGGTAATGGAGTTATTTGCAGGGAGAGCGTCCATACTGTGAGAGAGTTCAGGAAACTCTACGGTCTATTGAGGATGAGGAGCAGCAAAAGATCGGTACCTTTCGACCTCTGTTcggtggagaaggagaaggagaaggaaggttGA
- the LOC122086532 gene encoding tetracycline resistance protein, class H-like isoform X4, translated as MKKIEWSRYRGLKALIHLLVPLCVHFIAEEMTVPLLVDVTTKALCDNDDGGATSTSCPQAIYLNGFQQTVVGIFRVVMLPYLGQLADEYGRKPLLLLTISASIFPFAVLAWSDSKKYLYAYYVLRMISHIISQGSLSCISVAYVADVVEDNSMRAAAFGWITGLFAVSNFLGNLLSRVLPEDYIFEVSILLLAVCPVYLKLFLVETIKPVPRQDQHSSCLETINNVCKNQYQSVKNGLAVGCNSGTLKQIALITFLYKLGMSGIASVLLYYLKSVFAFNKNQFSDILMLVGIGSIFSQTRYEVGILWIIFSPLQGLFNGLAWAPWVPYMSASFEAVYVLMEPATYAIVSKATSSTNQGKAQGFISAVQSSATLLSPLAMSPLTSLFLSSEAPFDCKGFSLLCASVFMVSLSLSLSLSLQPPHPSPLHPLSFKQVKFSAHSSLFRCLLCFSL; from the exons atgaagaagatTGAATGGAGCAGGTATAGAGGATTAAAAGCGTTGATTCATCTATTGGTGCCGCTGTGTGTGCATTTCATCGCAGAAGAGATGACGGTTCCCTTGCTCGTCGACGTTACCACCAAAGCTTTATGCGataatgatgatggtggtgctACATCAACCTCTTGCCCTCAGGCCATCTATCTTAACGGATTCCAACAAACG GTTGTTGGGATATTCAGGGTGGTGATGCTTCCTTACCTGGGGCAACTTGCTGACGAGTATGGGCGCAAACCACTGCTCCTTCTTACAATATCCGCCAGCATATTCCCTTTCG CTGTACTTGCTTGGAGTGACTCAAAAAAATATCTTTATGCTTACTATGTGCTCCGTATGATTTCACATATCATAAGTCAAGGAAGCCTTTCCTGTATCTCTGTTGCATATGTG GCTGATGTTGTGGAAGACAACAGTATGAGGGCTGCAGCATTTGGATGGATTACAGGTCTTTTTGCTGTTTCAAATTTCCTGGGTAATCTGTTGTCACGTGTTCTTCCTGAAGATTATATTTTCGAG GTATCCATACTCTTGTTAGCAGTTTGTCCAGTTTATTTGAAGCTATTTCTGGTTGAAACAATTAAGCCAGTTCCAAGGCAGGACCAACATTCATCTTGTTTGGAAACAATTAATAATGTCTGTAAGAATCAATACCAATCTGTGAAGAATGGTCTAGCTGTGGGTTGTAACAG CGGGACATTGAAGCAAATTGCTCTAATTACCTTCCTCTATAAGTTGGGAATGTCTGGCATCGCCAGTGTCTTATTG TACTATCTAAAGTCAGTTTTTGCTTTCAACAAGAATCAATTTTCCGATATCCTGATGTTGGTTGGAATAGGTTCTATTTTTTCTCAG ACTAGATATGAAGTTGGAATTCTATGGATAATTTTTTCCCCTCTACAGGGACTATTCAATGGTTTGGCTTGGGCACCTTGG GTTCCGTATATGAGTGCCTCGTTTGAAGCAGTCTATGTTCTTATGGAACCAGCT ACTTATGCTATTGTTTCAAAAGCAACAAGTTCAACCAATCAG GGAAAAGCCCAAGGATTTATCTCTGCTGTGCAATCAAGTGCAACTTTGCTTTCACCGCTTGCAATGAGTCCACTGACTT CATTGTTCCTATCAAGCGAGGCCCCATTTGATTGCAAAGGTTTCAGTCTCTTGTGTGCCTCCGTTTttatggtctctctctctctctctctctctctctctctccaaccacCCCATCCCTCCCCTCTGCACCCTCTTTCTTTCAAACAAGTTAAATTTTCTGCACACTCTTCCTTGTTTAggtgtttgctttgtttttcgCTTTGA
- the LOC122086532 gene encoding tetracycline resistance protein, class H-like isoform X1 — protein sequence MKKIEWSRYRGLKALIHLLVPLCVHFIAEEMTVPLLVDVTTKALCDNDDGGATSTSCPQAIYLNGFQQTVVGIFRVVMLPYLGQLADEYGRKPLLLLTISASIFPFAVLAWSDSKKYLYAYYVLRMISHIISQGSLSCISVAYVADVVEDNSMRAAAFGWITGLFAVSNFLGNLLSRVLPEDYIFEVSILLLAVCPVYLKLFLVETIKPVPRQDQHSSCLETINNVCKNQYQSVKNGLAVGCNSGTLKQIALITFLYKLGMSGIASVLLYYLKSVFAFNKNQFSDILMLVGIGSIFSQILVLPLINPLVGEKGILCISLLASTAYGLFNGLAWAPWVPYMSASFEAVYVLMEPATYAIVSKATSSTNQGKAQGFISAVQSSATLLSPLAMSPLTSLFLSSEAPFDCKGFSLLCASVFMVSLSLSLSLSLQPPHPSPLHPLSFKQVKFSAHSSLFRCLLCFSL from the exons atgaagaagatTGAATGGAGCAGGTATAGAGGATTAAAAGCGTTGATTCATCTATTGGTGCCGCTGTGTGTGCATTTCATCGCAGAAGAGATGACGGTTCCCTTGCTCGTCGACGTTACCACCAAAGCTTTATGCGataatgatgatggtggtgctACATCAACCTCTTGCCCTCAGGCCATCTATCTTAACGGATTCCAACAAACG GTTGTTGGGATATTCAGGGTGGTGATGCTTCCTTACCTGGGGCAACTTGCTGACGAGTATGGGCGCAAACCACTGCTCCTTCTTACAATATCCGCCAGCATATTCCCTTTCG CTGTACTTGCTTGGAGTGACTCAAAAAAATATCTTTATGCTTACTATGTGCTCCGTATGATTTCACATATCATAAGTCAAGGAAGCCTTTCCTGTATCTCTGTTGCATATGTG GCTGATGTTGTGGAAGACAACAGTATGAGGGCTGCAGCATTTGGATGGATTACAGGTCTTTTTGCTGTTTCAAATTTCCTGGGTAATCTGTTGTCACGTGTTCTTCCTGAAGATTATATTTTCGAG GTATCCATACTCTTGTTAGCAGTTTGTCCAGTTTATTTGAAGCTATTTCTGGTTGAAACAATTAAGCCAGTTCCAAGGCAGGACCAACATTCATCTTGTTTGGAAACAATTAATAATGTCTGTAAGAATCAATACCAATCTGTGAAGAATGGTCTAGCTGTGGGTTGTAACAG CGGGACATTGAAGCAAATTGCTCTAATTACCTTCCTCTATAAGTTGGGAATGTCTGGCATCGCCAGTGTCTTATTG TACTATCTAAAGTCAGTTTTTGCTTTCAACAAGAATCAATTTTCCGATATCCTGATGTTGGTTGGAATAGGTTCTATTTTTTCTCAG ATTTTGGTGCTTCCACTTATAAATCCTCTAGTGGGAGAGAAAGGAATTTTGTGCATATCCTTGCTTGCATCAACAGCATAT GGACTATTCAATGGTTTGGCTTGGGCACCTTGG GTTCCGTATATGAGTGCCTCGTTTGAAGCAGTCTATGTTCTTATGGAACCAGCT ACTTATGCTATTGTTTCAAAAGCAACAAGTTCAACCAATCAG GGAAAAGCCCAAGGATTTATCTCTGCTGTGCAATCAAGTGCAACTTTGCTTTCACCGCTTGCAATGAGTCCACTGACTT CATTGTTCCTATCAAGCGAGGCCCCATTTGATTGCAAAGGTTTCAGTCTCTTGTGTGCCTCCGTTTttatggtctctctctctctctctctctctctctctctccaaccacCCCATCCCTCCCCTCTGCACCCTCTTTCTTTCAAACAAGTTAAATTTTCTGCACACTCTTCCTTGTTTAggtgtttgctttgtttttcgCTTTGA
- the LOC122086532 gene encoding tetracycline resistance protein, class H-like isoform X6, translating into MKKIEWSRYRGLKALIHLLVPLCVHFIAEEMTVPLLVDVTTKALCDNDDGGATSTSCPQAIYLNGFQQTVVGIFRVVMLPYLGQLADEYGRKPLLLLTISASIFPFAVLAWSDSKKYLYAYYVLRMISHIISQGSLSCISVAYVADVVEDNSMRAAAFGWITGLFAVSNFLGNLLSRVLPEDYIFEVSILLLAVCPVYLKLFLVETIKPVPRQDQHSSCLETINNVCKNQYQSVKNGLAVGCNSGTLKQIALITFLYKLGMSGIASVLLYYLKSVFAFNKNQFSDILMLVGIGSIFSQILVLPLINPLVGEKGILCISLLASTAYGLFNGLAWAPWVPYMSASFEAVYVLMEPAQQVQPIREKPKDLSLLCNQVQLCFHRLQ; encoded by the exons atgaagaagatTGAATGGAGCAGGTATAGAGGATTAAAAGCGTTGATTCATCTATTGGTGCCGCTGTGTGTGCATTTCATCGCAGAAGAGATGACGGTTCCCTTGCTCGTCGACGTTACCACCAAAGCTTTATGCGataatgatgatggtggtgctACATCAACCTCTTGCCCTCAGGCCATCTATCTTAACGGATTCCAACAAACG GTTGTTGGGATATTCAGGGTGGTGATGCTTCCTTACCTGGGGCAACTTGCTGACGAGTATGGGCGCAAACCACTGCTCCTTCTTACAATATCCGCCAGCATATTCCCTTTCG CTGTACTTGCTTGGAGTGACTCAAAAAAATATCTTTATGCTTACTATGTGCTCCGTATGATTTCACATATCATAAGTCAAGGAAGCCTTTCCTGTATCTCTGTTGCATATGTG GCTGATGTTGTGGAAGACAACAGTATGAGGGCTGCAGCATTTGGATGGATTACAGGTCTTTTTGCTGTTTCAAATTTCCTGGGTAATCTGTTGTCACGTGTTCTTCCTGAAGATTATATTTTCGAG GTATCCATACTCTTGTTAGCAGTTTGTCCAGTTTATTTGAAGCTATTTCTGGTTGAAACAATTAAGCCAGTTCCAAGGCAGGACCAACATTCATCTTGTTTGGAAACAATTAATAATGTCTGTAAGAATCAATACCAATCTGTGAAGAATGGTCTAGCTGTGGGTTGTAACAG CGGGACATTGAAGCAAATTGCTCTAATTACCTTCCTCTATAAGTTGGGAATGTCTGGCATCGCCAGTGTCTTATTG TACTATCTAAAGTCAGTTTTTGCTTTCAACAAGAATCAATTTTCCGATATCCTGATGTTGGTTGGAATAGGTTCTATTTTTTCTCAG ATTTTGGTGCTTCCACTTATAAATCCTCTAGTGGGAGAGAAAGGAATTTTGTGCATATCCTTGCTTGCATCAACAGCATAT GGACTATTCAATGGTTTGGCTTGGGCACCTTGG GTTCCGTATATGAGTGCCTCGTTTGAAGCAGTCTATGTTCTTATGGAACCAGCT CAACAAGTTCAACCAATCAG GGAAAAGCCCAAGGATTTATCTCTGCTGTGCAATCAAGTGCAACTTTGCTTTCACCGCTTGCAATGA
- the LOC122086532 gene encoding tetracycline resistance protein, class H-like isoform X3, translating into MKKIEWSRYRGLKALIHLLVPLCVHFIAEEMTVPLLVDVTTKALCDNDDGGATSTSCPQAIYLNGFQQTVVGIFRVVMLPYLGQLADEYGRKPLLLLTISASIFPFAVLAWSDSKKYLYAYYVLRMISHIISQGSLSCISVAYVADVVEDNSMRAAAFGWITGLFAVSNFLGNLLSRVLPEDYIFEVSILLLAVCPVYLKLFLVETIKPVPRQDQHSSCLETINNVCKNQYQSVKNGLAVGCNSGTLKQIALITFLYKLGMSGIASVLLYYLKSVFAFNKNQFSDILMLVGIGSIFSQILVLPLINPLVGEKGILCISLLASTAYGLFNGLAWAPWVPYMSASFEAVYVLMEPATYAIVSKATSSTNQGKAQGFISAVQSSATLLSPLAMSPLTSLFLSSEAPFDCKGFSLLCASVFMVFALFFALRLNLDNGTSASDPGDNSDNIEAPLLS; encoded by the exons atgaagaagatTGAATGGAGCAGGTATAGAGGATTAAAAGCGTTGATTCATCTATTGGTGCCGCTGTGTGTGCATTTCATCGCAGAAGAGATGACGGTTCCCTTGCTCGTCGACGTTACCACCAAAGCTTTATGCGataatgatgatggtggtgctACATCAACCTCTTGCCCTCAGGCCATCTATCTTAACGGATTCCAACAAACG GTTGTTGGGATATTCAGGGTGGTGATGCTTCCTTACCTGGGGCAACTTGCTGACGAGTATGGGCGCAAACCACTGCTCCTTCTTACAATATCCGCCAGCATATTCCCTTTCG CTGTACTTGCTTGGAGTGACTCAAAAAAATATCTTTATGCTTACTATGTGCTCCGTATGATTTCACATATCATAAGTCAAGGAAGCCTTTCCTGTATCTCTGTTGCATATGTG GCTGATGTTGTGGAAGACAACAGTATGAGGGCTGCAGCATTTGGATGGATTACAGGTCTTTTTGCTGTTTCAAATTTCCTGGGTAATCTGTTGTCACGTGTTCTTCCTGAAGATTATATTTTCGAG GTATCCATACTCTTGTTAGCAGTTTGTCCAGTTTATTTGAAGCTATTTCTGGTTGAAACAATTAAGCCAGTTCCAAGGCAGGACCAACATTCATCTTGTTTGGAAACAATTAATAATGTCTGTAAGAATCAATACCAATCTGTGAAGAATGGTCTAGCTGTGGGTTGTAACAG CGGGACATTGAAGCAAATTGCTCTAATTACCTTCCTCTATAAGTTGGGAATGTCTGGCATCGCCAGTGTCTTATTG TACTATCTAAAGTCAGTTTTTGCTTTCAACAAGAATCAATTTTCCGATATCCTGATGTTGGTTGGAATAGGTTCTATTTTTTCTCAG ATTTTGGTGCTTCCACTTATAAATCCTCTAGTGGGAGAGAAAGGAATTTTGTGCATATCCTTGCTTGCATCAACAGCATAT GGACTATTCAATGGTTTGGCTTGGGCACCTTGG GTTCCGTATATGAGTGCCTCGTTTGAAGCAGTCTATGTTCTTATGGAACCAGCT ACTTATGCTATTGTTTCAAAAGCAACAAGTTCAACCAATCAG GGAAAAGCCCAAGGATTTATCTCTGCTGTGCAATCAAGTGCAACTTTGCTTTCACCGCTTGCAATGAGTCCACTGACTT CATTGTTCCTATCAAGCGAGGCCCCATTTGATTGCAAAGGTTTCAGTCTCTTGTGTGCCTCCGTTTttatg gtgtttgctttgtttttcgCTTTGAGGTTGAACTTAGACAATGGAACCTCAGCTAGTGATCCTGGGGACAACAGTGACAATATTGAAGCACCTCTCCTCTCATGA
- the LOC122086532 gene encoding tetracycline resistance protein, class B-like isoform X2 — translation MKKIEWSRYRGLKALIHLLVPLCVHFIAEEMTVPLLVDVTTKALCDNDDGGATSTSCPQAIYLNGFQQTVVGIFRVVMLPYLGQLADEYGRKPLLLLTISASIFPFAVLAWSDSKKYLYAYYVLRMISHIISQGSLSCISVAYVADVVEDNSMRAAAFGWITGLFAVSNFLGNLLSRVLPEDYIFEVSILLLAVCPVYLKLFLVETIKPVPRQDQHSSCLETINNVCKNQYQSVKNGLAVGCNSGTLKQIALITFLYKLGMSGIASVLLSVFAFNKNQFSDILMLVGIGSIFSQILVLPLINPLVGEKGILCISLLASTAYGLFNGLAWAPWVPYMSASFEAVYVLMEPATYAIVSKATSSTNQGKAQGFISAVQSSATLLSPLAMSPLTSLFLSSEAPFDCKGFSLLCASVFMVSLSLSLSLSLQPPHPSPLHPLSFKQVKFSAHSSLFRCLLCFSL, via the exons atgaagaagatTGAATGGAGCAGGTATAGAGGATTAAAAGCGTTGATTCATCTATTGGTGCCGCTGTGTGTGCATTTCATCGCAGAAGAGATGACGGTTCCCTTGCTCGTCGACGTTACCACCAAAGCTTTATGCGataatgatgatggtggtgctACATCAACCTCTTGCCCTCAGGCCATCTATCTTAACGGATTCCAACAAACG GTTGTTGGGATATTCAGGGTGGTGATGCTTCCTTACCTGGGGCAACTTGCTGACGAGTATGGGCGCAAACCACTGCTCCTTCTTACAATATCCGCCAGCATATTCCCTTTCG CTGTACTTGCTTGGAGTGACTCAAAAAAATATCTTTATGCTTACTATGTGCTCCGTATGATTTCACATATCATAAGTCAAGGAAGCCTTTCCTGTATCTCTGTTGCATATGTG GCTGATGTTGTGGAAGACAACAGTATGAGGGCTGCAGCATTTGGATGGATTACAGGTCTTTTTGCTGTTTCAAATTTCCTGGGTAATCTGTTGTCACGTGTTCTTCCTGAAGATTATATTTTCGAG GTATCCATACTCTTGTTAGCAGTTTGTCCAGTTTATTTGAAGCTATTTCTGGTTGAAACAATTAAGCCAGTTCCAAGGCAGGACCAACATTCATCTTGTTTGGAAACAATTAATAATGTCTGTAAGAATCAATACCAATCTGTGAAGAATGGTCTAGCTGTGGGTTGTAACAG CGGGACATTGAAGCAAATTGCTCTAATTACCTTCCTCTATAAGTTGGGAATGTCTGGCATCGCCAGTGTCTTATTG TCAGTTTTTGCTTTCAACAAGAATCAATTTTCCGATATCCTGATGTTGGTTGGAATAGGTTCTATTTTTTCTCAG ATTTTGGTGCTTCCACTTATAAATCCTCTAGTGGGAGAGAAAGGAATTTTGTGCATATCCTTGCTTGCATCAACAGCATAT GGACTATTCAATGGTTTGGCTTGGGCACCTTGG GTTCCGTATATGAGTGCCTCGTTTGAAGCAGTCTATGTTCTTATGGAACCAGCT ACTTATGCTATTGTTTCAAAAGCAACAAGTTCAACCAATCAG GGAAAAGCCCAAGGATTTATCTCTGCTGTGCAATCAAGTGCAACTTTGCTTTCACCGCTTGCAATGAGTCCACTGACTT CATTGTTCCTATCAAGCGAGGCCCCATTTGATTGCAAAGGTTTCAGTCTCTTGTGTGCCTCCGTTTttatggtctctctctctctctctctctctctctctctccaaccacCCCATCCCTCCCCTCTGCACCCTCTTTCTTTCAAACAAGTTAAATTTTCTGCACACTCTTCCTTGTTTAggtgtttgctttgtttttcgCTTTGA
- the LOC122086532 gene encoding tetracycline resistance protein, class H-like isoform X5: protein MKKIEWSRYRGLKALIHLLVPLCVHFIAEEMTVPLLVDVTTKALCDNDDGGATSTSCPQAIYLNGFQQTVVGIFRVVMLPYLGQLADEYGRKPLLLLTISASIFPFAVLAWSDSKKYLYAYYVLRMISHIISQGSLSCISVAYVADVVEDNSMRAAAFGWITGLFAVSNFLGNLLSRVLPEDYIFEVSILLLAVCPVYLKLFLVETIKPVPRQDQHSSCLETINNVCKNQYQSVKNGLAVGCNSGTLKQIALITFLYKLGMSGIASVLLYYLKSVFAFNKNQFSDILMLVGIGSIFSQILVLPLINPLVGEKGILCISLLASTAYGLFNGLAWAPWVPYMSASFEAVYVLMEPATYAIVSKATSSTNQGKAQGFISAVQSSATLLSPLAMSPLTCVCFVFRFEVELRQWNLS from the exons atgaagaagatTGAATGGAGCAGGTATAGAGGATTAAAAGCGTTGATTCATCTATTGGTGCCGCTGTGTGTGCATTTCATCGCAGAAGAGATGACGGTTCCCTTGCTCGTCGACGTTACCACCAAAGCTTTATGCGataatgatgatggtggtgctACATCAACCTCTTGCCCTCAGGCCATCTATCTTAACGGATTCCAACAAACG GTTGTTGGGATATTCAGGGTGGTGATGCTTCCTTACCTGGGGCAACTTGCTGACGAGTATGGGCGCAAACCACTGCTCCTTCTTACAATATCCGCCAGCATATTCCCTTTCG CTGTACTTGCTTGGAGTGACTCAAAAAAATATCTTTATGCTTACTATGTGCTCCGTATGATTTCACATATCATAAGTCAAGGAAGCCTTTCCTGTATCTCTGTTGCATATGTG GCTGATGTTGTGGAAGACAACAGTATGAGGGCTGCAGCATTTGGATGGATTACAGGTCTTTTTGCTGTTTCAAATTTCCTGGGTAATCTGTTGTCACGTGTTCTTCCTGAAGATTATATTTTCGAG GTATCCATACTCTTGTTAGCAGTTTGTCCAGTTTATTTGAAGCTATTTCTGGTTGAAACAATTAAGCCAGTTCCAAGGCAGGACCAACATTCATCTTGTTTGGAAACAATTAATAATGTCTGTAAGAATCAATACCAATCTGTGAAGAATGGTCTAGCTGTGGGTTGTAACAG CGGGACATTGAAGCAAATTGCTCTAATTACCTTCCTCTATAAGTTGGGAATGTCTGGCATCGCCAGTGTCTTATTG TACTATCTAAAGTCAGTTTTTGCTTTCAACAAGAATCAATTTTCCGATATCCTGATGTTGGTTGGAATAGGTTCTATTTTTTCTCAG ATTTTGGTGCTTCCACTTATAAATCCTCTAGTGGGAGAGAAAGGAATTTTGTGCATATCCTTGCTTGCATCAACAGCATAT GGACTATTCAATGGTTTGGCTTGGGCACCTTGG GTTCCGTATATGAGTGCCTCGTTTGAAGCAGTCTATGTTCTTATGGAACCAGCT ACTTATGCTATTGTTTCAAAAGCAACAAGTTCAACCAATCAG GGAAAAGCCCAAGGATTTATCTCTGCTGTGCAATCAAGTGCAACTTTGCTTTCACCGCTTGCAATGAGTCCACTGACTT gtgtttgctttgtttttcgCTTTGAGGTTGAACTTAGACAATGGAACCTCAGCTAG